One Manihot esculenta cultivar AM560-2 chromosome 18, M.esculenta_v8, whole genome shotgun sequence genomic window carries:
- the LOC110606323 gene encoding transcription factor bHLH93, with the protein MELNYQHGFLEELLALRRDTWENIPSFSTEMGELFSGGWNLDCFDHGDNPAATLPPISFHEELSSPLKQDFNNYYFNEVSCPFGNEFSSPPFTDEFSAPQFTDSSYNNLDTPPYPVQEDTPMSTMEDDQELGLLPNHTQSLEMFDTCKVEPIQSPEVPAFNIGPFPERKMRGKKLEGQPSKNLMAERRRRKRLNDRLSMLRSIVPKISKMDRTSILGDTIDYVKELLERIQNLQQEIEVGSDQLNMVGILKDTKASELIVRNSPKFDVERVNEATRIEICCAAKPGLLLSTVNTLEALGLEIEQCVISCFNDFAMQASCSEELEQSRLISSEDIKQALFRSAGYGGRCM; encoded by the exons ATGGAGCTTAATTATCAACATGGCTTCTTAGAGGAGCTGCTTGCTCTCAGAAGAGACACTTGGGAAAACATCCCAAGCTTTTCTAcagaaatgggtgagcttttctctgGTGGCTGGAACTTGGATTGCTTTGATCATGGTGATAATCCTGCAGCCACACTCCCTCCCATTTCTTTCCATGAAGAATTATCTTCTCCTCTTAAACAAGACTTCAACAATTACTACTTCAATGAAGTTTCCTGCCCTTTTGGCAATGAGTTCTCATCACCGCCATTCACAGATGAGTTCTCAGCTCCACAGTTCACTGATTCTTCGTACAACAATCTTGACACGCCGCCGTATCCTGTTCAAGAAGATACTCCAATGTCCACAATGGAGGATGATCAGGAACTGGGCCTGCTTCCAAATCATACCCAAAGTTTGGAGATGTTTGATACTTGCAAAGTTGAGCCAATTCAGTCTCCTGAAGTGCCGGCTTTCAATATTGGTCCTTTCCCAGAAAGAAAAATGAGAGGTAAGAAGTTAGAGGGGCAGCCATCAAAGAATCTAATGGctgagagaagaagaagaaagaggttAAATGATCGGCTTTCTATGCTAAGATCAATTGTTCCAAAGATAAGCAAG ATGGACAGAACATCAATACTTGGAGATACAATAGATTACGTGAAGGAGCTACTGGAGAGAATCCAAAACTTGCAACAAGAGATTGAAGTGGGTTCCGATCAATTGAACATGGTGGGCATTTTGAAGGACACAAAAGCAAGTGAATTGATAGTGAGAAATTCACCAAAA TTTGATGTAGAAAGAGTAAATGAGGCTACACGGATTGAGATTTGCTGTGCAGCCAAGCCAGGGCTGTTGCTATCTACAGTAAATACTCTAGAAGCCTTAGGCCTTGAGATTGAACAGTGCGTTATTAGCTGCTTCAATGACTTTGCAATGCAAGCTTCTTGCTCGGAA GAACTGGAGCAGAGTAGACTGATAAGTTCTGAAGACATAAAGCAAGCATTATTTAGAAGTGCAGGCTATGGTGGAAGATGCATGTAG